The nucleotide sequence aggtttgaaatacAAGATTagaagtagcgccatacttgctgcatagagaaaagcgtttgagaaagatacaggtatacagttttttttaaatcactataaatccaattttcaaccgatttaagttttgtcttcgctaaacattgtctgtatatctatattttcatagtaatattaagatatggcaaattcagttgTCAAATAGCGCATTTAGATACGTTTGACATCAGTCTGTTGACTCAGCCAGCGGCATAGCGTTGGACTTTTACGCCAATTTTGTAGGCGTTCAAATCTAcagttagtttttatttttattcgtagagttatttactgaataatttgtaaacattgcctgtgttttttttatcttactGCCCCGAGTGAAGCTCGGTTACCTAGTACTTAATAGTAACATGTTCTTTGACTCTGAAAGTTGTGTAAAccttataaaatgtgaaaaaatgtattgtttgttaATGTTTGTTTGCAGGATCCATTCTGGGTATGGAGAATAAGTTGCCGACCGTGCGTATTCCCGCAGGAGTCCAAGACGCATCAGTGGATGTACCGAATGTGAGTGTTGCCTAGTTCTTTCAAAATGTTCAGGTAAGATTACCATGTTGCTTATAATAcgaaaaaatgtatgtatgtatgtaaaccctttattgcacaaaagaaaagaaacaaaacacaatgacaaactttgaaataatgtatgaaattccatgtctgtttttttttcagatagtgtgtgtttttgtaaaagtaaaccaaaataatttaaaagaacTATATCATTTTGCAGACTTGTGCGAAAGCAGTTGTCGGCGAGAGAGTAATAGTGTGCGACGATGTGCCCCCGACGGTGTACGTGCCCGAGCTGCCTCTCATCTCGCCGGTCGTCGTCCACCGCAACGGCAACTACTTCTCAAGGCCCGCAGAAGTGCGCGTCACATTGTGGTGTCAAATTGCTTAACTCGGCTACATTTCTTTAATTGGCGTTAAAATCTATGTAACATAAAGTTATATCTGGCAATCTTGACATATAAAAATGTACACTTGTATAATAAAACTGGGTTtgaattgatttttttattgagccAGGCGATTAAACTATCGTACTCGATAGTCTTACTAgacttcttatttatttattaaaataaatcaacaaggaacttgttacaaaaacaaaatattttcttagAAGAAAGAGTGGCGCCATCTGCGGCCAGATATTAAAACTTGAACCTGCGTTCATAGAGTATGCTACATAAAAcctttaaagttaatatttcaaAACTTTTGAGTTTTTTCAAGAAACGCAGAAATAGAAAGAGGAGAATTACGAGTATATCACAGCTAATTATTTATCCCATAACAGTGATAAGCAACGGTAGCAGCTGAGAGATAGAGATGCCAATGAGGAGGGCAGGAAGATAATTCCATCTGGCTCACAATTTAGAGCATCCCGCGACTGCCCATGGAACTGCTGCTGACATCTGGTACCACGCAGCTGCTGGCGTGCCGGGGCAGAGACCAACAGCGTTCATTGGAATACCTACCATGGTGGATTCGTGATGACTGGGACGTGGGTTTTAACAGTCCGCTCAGATCAGTGTCTATTTGTCTATTAGAAGCACTGATATTTCCGTACAAACATTTCTACGCTCCAAGTGGTGTAGTcaaaaaacgataaaaaaaaaaccgtagtcTATATACACTAATCATTATGAACAAAATCtgtcttctgtataatctgcTGCACCGTCTGAATACCAACAAAT is from Choristoneura fumiferana chromosome 3, NRCan_CFum_1, whole genome shotgun sequence and encodes:
- the LOC141426148 gene encoding uncharacterized protein encodes the protein MSPLARSLLALAAAALLHSACAAPKKVGDSQCTTVMHGSILGMENKLPTVRIPAGVQDASVDVPNTCAKAVVGERVIVCDDVPPTVYVPELPLISPVVVHRNGNYFSRPAEVRVTLWCQIA